The genomic stretch AAGAGCGTGCGCGGCAGCCACGTGGACGGCGCGCTGTACTGGCTGGCCCGCATGGTCGAGGGCGGCGCCGACCCCCTGTACGTCGCGCGGCGCGTGGTCCGCATGGCCGCCGAGGACATCGGCCTCGCCGACCCACAGGCCCTCCGGCTGGCCGTAGCCGCGCGCGACACCGTCGAATTCCTCGGCAGTCCCGAAGGCGACCTCGCCCTGGCGCAGGCGGTCGTGTACCTCGCGCTGGCCCCCAAGAGCAACAGCGTGTACGTCGCCTGGAAGAACGCCCTGAACGCCGTCCGCGAGGGTGAGAGCCTGCCCATCCCGCTGCACCTGCGCAACGCCCCCACCGCCCTCATGCGCCAGCAGGGCTACGGCAAGGGCTACGCGTACTACTTCGACGATCCCGAAGGCTCATTCGCCCAGAACTACATCCCCAACGGCGTGCAGCTCGAACTCTACGCCCCCACCGGCGAAGGCTGGGAAGCCCGCGTCGCCGACCGCTGGCGCAAACTCCGGGACGCACACGGTGAGGGGGAGAGCGCCGGGACCTGAACCGGCCGCCCCTCAGGCCAGTCCCAGACCCCGCGTGACGCTGGCCTGCGCGTCCTGTTCGGGCACGCTGGTCACGACCGCCTCGATGTGTCCGTCCGGGCCGGTCAGGATCAGGGTGGGGAAGGCGTGCACGCGGTACGGGCGGCGCAGGCTGCCGTCGGCGTCGAGGTGCAGCGCGTCCCCGTAGGCGTGGGGGGGCAGGTCGCCGCGCCGCGCGTCGATCACGCGCAGGTCCAGCCCGTGCGCGTGCGCCAGCTGACCCAGAAATACGTCCAGCGTGTCGCACGCCACGCAGGCCTCGGTCTTGAAGGACAGCAGCGTGCGGCGCGTGACGTTCAGCGCGGCGGGCGGCGGCACGACCGCACCCGGCTGGACGGTGCGCGCGGCGATCAGGCGGCCCAGCAGCGCCCCGAGCGGGCGGGGCAGGCGGATGCGGACGGGCGTGGGCGCGGGTCGCTGGGGCATGGATACCTCCTGGTGAATGCCCCCAGGTACGCGCCCGGCGCGGCCGGGTTCCCGTGCGGGCGTGCCGGCAGCAGAAGGCCCCCGCCGCTCCGGGGTGCGGAGGGCGGGGGTGGGGGCGGACCGGCGTCGAGGCCGTGGTCGTGAGGGGTGCGCGGTGCCGGGTGAGGGGTGCAGGGTGCTGGGCGTGCGTGGTGCGGCCCGGGTGGATCCGGGGACGCCGCCCCGGCGTCTTCAGGGGTGCAGCGTGTTCCCCGCTGCAGGGTAGGTCTCCGCCCGCGCGGCCGTCCCCGAGCGGCAGTGTGGGCCTACCCGGGCAGGTCCGTCAACCAGTTGGCCTGTTGTAGCTGCGTGTCCAGTTCGCGCCGCGCCTTGGCCAGGGTATCCACCTGCGCCTGCAGGTCGCGGGCGGGCAGCGCGGAGAGGATGCGGACCTCGCTGTTGCTGTAGCGGGTGGGGCGTTCGCTCGCGGTGGCGGCGGCACGGCGCAGGACCTTCAGGCGAAGGTCGAGCAGGTCGCGGCGGGTCAGGGCGTCCGTGATGGTCTCCCCGCCGGGCAGCGTGGCGCCGAGGTTCGCGCGGTGGATGCGTGGCAGGAGGGCCTCCAGCTGCGCGGTGACCTCCATGAACTCGCGCAGCAGCGCCTGGGGGTCCTCGGCGGGCGCCTCGCCCTCCTGCACGAGGAGGTTCTTCACGAGGCGTTCCTCGAGCTGCGCGGCGCGTTTCTGGAGGTCGGCGCGGGTGATCAGGGCCTCGGCGAGTTTCATGTGTGCAGGGTAGGGGACGGACATGGGGCACAGGTGCGGCGGGAATTGGGATAAGGCTTTCTAAGCCACTCGGCGCACGGTCATTCCATGCGGGGGCCGCTATGCTCCGTATGAGATGTCCTTCGATGCCCGCGCCCTGTCCGCCCTTGATTTTCCCCGCGTCCTGTCTGCCCTGGCGGAGCGGAGTGCCACGACGCTGGGCGCCGAGCGTGCGCGGGCCCTGCGCCCGTCGGATGACGCGAGGCGGATCGCGCGGGAACTGGACGAGGTCGAGGACGCGCTGTTCGGCGTGAGCCTCAGCCTGGGCGGCATTCAGGACATCCGTGACCTGCATGCCCGCGCGGGCGAGGGCCGCGTGCTGGCCGGGCAGGAACTGCTGAACGCGGCGTACTCGCTGGACGGCGCGATGACCGTGAAGCGCGCCATCAACGCGAATTCACGCGGACCGCTGCGGGAACTCGCGGTGGACCTGGGGGATCACAGTGAACTGGTGCGGCGGGTCCTGTCCGCCCTGGACCGTGACGGGGGCGTGCGCGACGACGCCAGTCCGCGCCTGCGGGATCTGCGCAAGCGCATCGAGCCGCTGCGGGGGCGCATCCGTGAGCGGCTGGCGGCGACGCTGGACAAGTGGGCGGACGTGCTGCAGGAGCACATCGTCACGATCCGCCGCGACCGCTACGTGCTGCCGGTGCAGGCCAGCCGGGTGGGGCAGGTGCAGGGCATCATCGTGGACGCGTCCGCGACCGGGCAGACGTACTTCGTGGAACCGGCGGCGGTCACGCAGCTGAACAACGAACTGACCCGCCTGATCCTCGACGAGGAGGCCGAGGTCCGGCGCATCCTGACGGAACTGTCGGGCCTGCTCGCCTCCGACGCGGCGGTGCCCATGACGCTGGCCGTGATCGGCGAGCTGGACCTGATCGCCGCGAAGGCGCGGCTGGCCCGCGACTGGCGCCTGAACCGCCCCGAGCAGGTGGAAGGCGGCTCGTACGACCTGCGTGAGGTGCGCCACCCGCTGATCGAGAACCCGGTCGCGAACGACCTCGCGCTGGGTGAGACGAAACTGCTGCTGATCACCGGTCCGAACATGGGCGGCAAGACCGCCACCATCAAGACGCTGGGCCTCGCAGTGCTGATGCACCAGTGCGGGATGTACGTCGCGGCGGCCAGTGCGCGGCTGCCGGTCGTGCGCGACGTGCTGGTGGACATCGGGGACGAGCAGAGCATTGAGGCGAGCCTGTCCACCTTCGCGTCTCACCTCAAGCACCTGCGCTACGTGCTGCGCCACGCCGCGCCGGACACGCTGGTCCTCGTGGACGAGCTGGGCAGCGGCACCGACCCGAACGAGGGCGCCGCGCTCGCCCAGGCGCTGATCGAGTGCCTCCTCACGCAGGACGCCCGGGGCGTGATCACCTCGCACCTCTCGCCCCTGAAGCTGTTCGCGCTGGAAACGCCGGGGCTGAAGAACGCCAGCATGGGCTTCGACGTGGACACCCTGGCCCCCACGTACGCCCTGCAGGTGGGGCAGCCGGGGCGGTCGTTCGCGCTGGCCATCGCGCAGCGCATGGGCCTCCCGGCGGACGTGCTGGGCCGCGCCGAGGACCTCCTGGGTCCCGACGCGGGCCTGATGGAACGCATGCTGGAGGGCCTGGAACGCGAACGGGCCGACCTGCGCGCCCAGCTGGACGCCACGGCGGCCGCCCGGCGCGACGCCGAGGCCGAACTGGGCCGCGTCCGCGCCGAGCGCGAAACCCTGGAGGCCCGCCGCAACGAGATGCTCGCCGAGGCCAGCCAGAAGGCCGAGTCGCTGTACGCCGACGCCGTCGAGCGCGTCCGCACGCTGCGGGCCCGCGCGCAGGAGGACAGCGCCCGTCCGCGCGTCATGCAGGAACTGCGCGAGCTGCGCGTCGCCGCGCAGAAGACCCGCCCCGCCCCCGCCCCGCGCGAGGACCGTGGCGACCCCATCCGGGTGGGCAGCAGCGTGGACGTCCCCGCGTACAACGCCAGCGGGCAGGTCCTGGAACTGCGTGGCGACGATCTGGTCGTGCAGCTGGGCGTCATGAAGGTCGGCGTGAAGCGCCGCGACGTGCGCCTCAAGCAGGAACCCAAGCCGCAGGCGCCCAAGACGCGCGGCCCGCGCTTCACCGGCACGGCCCCCACCGCGTCCCTCAAGGAACTCCAGCTGCGCGGCATGGGCGTCGAGGAGGCCGTCGAGGAACTCCGCACCGCCATCCTCGAAGCGCACGCGCTGAAGGAGACCCCGCTGCGCGTCGTGCACGGCAAGGGCCAGGGCGTCCTGCGGCGCCTGCTGCGCGAGTACCTGAAGAACGACAAGAAGGTCGAGTCCTTCCACGACGCCGAGCCCAACCAGGGCGGGCACGGCGTGACCATCGTGAACATCCGCCGCTGACCCGGCGCCCTCATGAGGCGGCCTTTGACGACCCTCAGGGTTCACCGTCAGGATGGGCAGGTGCGATTTCCTGCTCCTGCCCTTCTGACGGCCACGCTCACCGCGGCTGGCCTCGCCCTGACTGGCCTCGCTTCCGCCCAGAACGCTCCCGCTGGCGGCGTCCAGCTGCCCGCCGATTACTTCGGCCGCTTCGGCAGTACGCAGCTGGTGGCCAGCAACACCGAGGGCTTTGGCGTGCGCTTCCTGCCCCTGCCCCTCAAGGCCGATCTGCGCCTCACGCTCGTGAAGGCCCCCACGTACACCGATTACGGCCTCAGCGCGCAGCTGGGCAGCCTGTACGCCGCCGCGGGGGTGTTCTACAACGTGCCCAGGGCCGAACTGACCAGCGCCCCCGCCAGTGGCCTGCAGTGGAGCGGCGTGGTGCAGGGCGGCGCCTCGCACAGCCGATTCAGCGTCGGGTACGCCACGCAGGTGGACGGCGGCAAGGTGCGCTTCCTGAACAACGTCGGCGTGGCCCAGCAGGGCGGCGTCACCGCGCCCTACACCCAGTCCGAGGTCAGCGCCGCGTACGGCAGGACGTTCGACAGGGTCAACACCGCCGTGTACTCCACCGCCCGCATGTACGCCTTCCCGGTGCAGGGCAAGGCGCAGGGCAGCCTGGACGTGACCCTGGCCCTGAACGCCCCGCTCGCGCAGGGCCTCACGCTGGACGCCTCGCACTTCGAGCGGTTCACGGTCGGCGAGGTCGCCATCCCGGACTTCGGTCTGGGCCGTTACGAGTCCAGCGCCGCGACCCTCACCTACCGCGTGCCGGGACAGGAGGGGTTCGGGGTGGGCGCGCTGCGCAGCCGCACCTCCCGCGACTGGACGAACCGCGTGACGACCACGGACGGCGACCTGCTGCTGAACGTGGGCCTGCCGGTGCTGCTGGGCGGCAGCGTGGGCTACGAGTGGCACGACGCGGCGCCCACCGCCAACCGCTGGCGGTTCGGCGTGTCCACGATGCCCCGCTGATCGTCCCGCCTGCCGGGTCTGGTCTGTGTGGCCAGGGACGCGGGTGGACAGGGGCGGCCCCCGGTGGCCCGGCGGGGTGATAGCGTCCCGGCGTGACGACTGCCCGCCCCGCCGCTCCGCCGCCGCTCTCGTGGACGCTGCTGGCGGTGGGTGTGGCGGCGTTCTTCACGCTGGGCCTGATCCAGGCGATGTACGGCCCGGCGTTCGGGCTGTTCCAGGCGCGCTTCGGCGTGAGTACCGCGTCGGTGGGCGTGATCGCCAGCGCGCACTTCCTGGGGTCGGCGGTCGCGCCGCCGCTGATGGGGCTGCTGCTGCGCCGCGTGAGCGTGCGGGCCGGGGTGTCCTGGAGTCTGCTGCTGCTGGCGCTGGGCGTGACGGGCGTGGTGTTCGCGCCCGCGTGGCCGCTGGCGGTCGCGTCGGCGTTCCTGGGCGGCTTCGGGCTGGGCGGCGTGAGCGCCTGCCTGAACGCCGCGTACGCGAGCGTGGGAGCGCGCGCCGTGAACCTCGTGAACGCGGTGTTCGGGGTGGGCAGCATGCTCGCCCCGCTGCTGGTGGTGGGCCTGGGCCGCGCGGACGGCACGCCGGGCGGACTGGCCGGGCCGTTCCTGACGGTCGCGGCCCTGTGCGCGGTGACGTTCGCGGTGGGGCGCGTGTGGGGCGTGCCGGGCATCCACGCGCCGGCGCGCGCGGCGGACGCCCCCGCCCCGGCGCGGCCGGTGGTGCAGGCGGCGCTGTTCGCGGCGCTGATCGTGTGTTACGTGGGCCTGGAGGCCGGGTACGGCGCGTGGGCGTCACGGTACCTGACGGAACTGGGACTGCCCGGCGCGGCCCTGACCCTGAGTGCCTTCTGGGCGGCGCTGACGGTGGGGCGCGTCCTGACCGGCGTGTTCGCGGGCCGGGTGGGCGCGCCGCGCGTGGTGCTGAGCTGCGGCGCGGCGCTGGTGGCGCTGGCGCTGGCCATGCGGGTGCCTGCGCTGGCGCCGCTGGCCGTGATCCTGTCCGGGCTGGCCCTGGCCCCGGTGTTCGGCACGACCCTAGCGTGGCTGTCGCAGGTGCTCAGCGCGCGGCTGGTGCCGCTGCTGCTGGTGGCCGGCTCGCTGGGCGGGGTGCTCTCGCCGTGGCTGCTGGGGCAGGCGTTCGCGCGCTTCGGGGCGGGGGCGGTGCCCGTGACGCTCGCGGTCCTCGCGGCGCTGATGCTGCTGTTTACGGCGCTGGCACGGCGTGGCGCGCGCGCGGCGGCCTGAAGATTACCCGGCTGCCGGGGGCGTGTGAGGGGGGGTTCTAGCAAACCTCGTTGTCAGGGTGGGGGGCGTGTGGCAGAATGCGCGGCGAATTCTCAGCAACCCACGATTCAAGTCCTCGCCGGGTTCGGCCCGGCGGCGCAACGGAGGCTCTAGAGTGGCACAGGCGACCAGACAGGTGAAGCTCACGCGGGACGGGTTCGAACGGCTCCAGAAGACGCTGGATCAGGAGATGAACCGCCTCGCGGAAGCGACCCGCATCCTGCAGGAGCAGATGGAAACCAACTCGGACACCGAGGACACCGGGCTGGAAGATGCCAAGCGCGAGAAGATGAACATCGAGGCGCGCATCGAGGAACTCGAGGACACCCTGGCCCGCGCGACCGTCATCGAGGATCACGAGAACGAGGGCCGCGTGGAACTCGGCGCGATCGTCGTGCTCGCCAACGAGACCACCAAGAAGGACATGAAGGTGCAGGTCGTCAGCGCCGCCGAGGCGACCGTCACCGGCGGCAGCCTGCCCCGCGTCAGCGAGGACAGCCCGGTCGGCAAGGAACTGATGGGCCGCAAAAAAGGGGAGACCTTCGTGGTGAACCTCGACAACGGCAAGCAGATGAAGTACAAGGTCAAGAGCATCGAGTACTGACCGTGGTGTTCAGGTATGTTGAGGGCCGCCATCAGCCCACCTGAAACGAGCGGAGCGAGCAGGAGAGAGGCGGGTTCCGGGCTGACCACTTCGCTTCCGGAATCTTGAACAGGGGAGGCAGGTCGCAGTGTGCGGTCTGCCTCCCGACCTGTTTTGGAGCGGGCCGTGAACTGGACGTGCGGTCTGCCCGGCGTGTGGGGCGCGGCCTATACTGGCGGTTATGTCTGATGGTTCCCCCAACCGCCGCGAAGGTCTGCACGAGCAGACCGTCAGCCGCCTGAACAACCTGGACGCGCAGGTGGCCGCAGGTTTCGAGGCCCACCCCTACACGTACCCGCGCACGCATCACGCCCGTGACGTCCTGGCCGCCTACCCCGCAGGCGCCGTGGGCGAGGACGGCGTGCCGAAATGGGAGGCCGGGCAGGAGTGGCCCGAGGCCTCGTTCGCGCTGGCCGGGCGCGTGACCCTGATGCGCCACATGGGCAAGGCAGCCTTCGCGGACCTGAGTGACGAGCACGGCAAGATCCAGCTGCACTTCTCCAAGCAGGACACCGAGCACTTCGACCCCACGAAGAAGATCGACCTGGGCGACATCATCGGCGTGCGGGGCTTCCCGTTCGTCACGAAGACCGGGCAGCTGACGCTGCGCGTGACGTCCTGGCAGCCGCTGGTCAAGAGCCTGCACCCGCTGCCCAGCAAGTTCCACGGCCTGCAGGACGAGGAACTCCGCGCGCGGCGCCGCTACGTGGACCTGATGATCAACCCCGAGAGCCGCGAGGTGTACCGCACGCGCTCGCGGATGCTGCGCTTCATCCGGAACTTCCTCGACAGCCGTGACTTCATGGAGGTCGAGGGCCCCACGTTGCAGGTCGTCCCTGGCGGCACCGAGGCCAAGCCGTTCAAGACGTTCCACAACGCGCTGGGGCACGAGTTCAGCATGCGCATCAGCCTGGAGCTGTACCTCAAGCGGCTGCTGGTGGGCGGCTTCGAGCGGGTGTACGAGATCGGCCGCAACTACCGCAACGAGGGCATTGACCGGACGCACAACCCGGAATTCACGATGCTGGAAGCGTACTTCGCGTACGGCGACTACAACGACATGATGGTGCTCGTGGAGACGCTGCTGCACGATCTGGTCGTGGAACTCAAGGGCGAGCCGAAACTGACGTACCAGGGCCGCGAACTGGACTTCTCGCTGCCGTTCCGGCGACTCGATTTCGTGACGGCCCTGAAGGAGCAGGCGGGCCTGGACTTCGACCCACTGGATCTCGTGAAGTTGCGCGAGTGGAGTGACGTGCACCACCCCGAACACCGCAAGACCCCGGACTACAAGCTGCTGGACAAGCTGGGTGGCGAGTACGTCGAGCCGCTGCTGCAGAACCCGACCTTCCTGACGGATATGCCGCTGGCGATCAGTCCGCTGGTGAAGGTGCACCGTGACCGCGAAGGGCTGGCCGAGCGCGCCGACCTGTACGTGGCGGGTTTCGAGCTGGCGCCGATCTACTCGGAGTTGAACGACGCGCTGGATCAGCGGGAGCGCTTCGAGGCGCAGACGGCCCGCCGGGACGCCGGGGATGACGAGGCGCACGAGCAGGACGAGGACTTCCTGCTGGCGCTGGAGTACGGCATGCCGCCCACCGCCGGGATGGGCATGGGCATGGACCGTCTGGCGATGCTGATGACCGACCGGGATTCTATCCGGGACGTGCTGCTGTTCCCGCTGCTGCGTCCGGAGGGCGCGGGGGCCGGGGCAGAGGACGCGGTGGAAGCGACCGCCGGCTGAACGAATGGGTGCGGGTGAACCGGCCGGGGCTGCTGCTCCGGCCGGTTCGTTTGACGTCAATCTAGATCGGTTGTCCAGAAAAGGGCGTCGGGAAGCGCTTCCATTAATTCGTTCGTTTGACAAACAAAATTATCCAGGCGCAGCATACCCGTACACAAGCCCCACCAAGCCCAGCAGCCGGACCCGCCGGCTGACGCTCCCCTGCGCCCCGACCCATGCTGACCCACCCCGGTCACAGAGGACCCCCATGCTGCACGCCGACACCCACAGCCCGGACACCCTGGACCTCGCGGCCATCCGCGCGCGGCACACCCTGCTGCTGCTCGGTCTGCTGTGGGACCGGGACCTGGCCCGCGTGGACATCGCCCGTGAACTGGGCCTGTCACGCAGCGCGATCAGCTCCATCGTCACGGAACTGATCAGCGTCGGGCTGGTGCAGGAGGTCGGCACGCGCGGCACCGGCGGAGTGGGGCGGCGCGCCACCATGCTGAACCTCAACACCCGCGCCGCCGCCCTGCTCGCTATCGACCTGGGCGCCAGCCACGCCCGCGTAGACGCCCTGGACCTCCAGTGCCGCCCCCTGGCCAGCCGCACCGTGCCGCACGACATCTCACGCGGCCCGCAGCCCACCTACGCCCTGCTGAAAGACCTGACCCGGCAGGTGCTCGCCGACGCGCAGCTGAACGCCGCGCAGGTCGCGCTGGTCGGCGTGGGCGTCCCCGGACCCGTCGACCACGACACGGGCCGCGTCGTGCAGCCCCCCAACATGCCCGGCTGGGACGGCGAGAACGTCCGCGCGGCCCTGCAGGACGCCCTGAACCTTGAAGTGCTCGTGGACAATGACGCCAACCTGGGCGCCCTGGCCGAGGCCCGCTTCGGCGCGCACCGCGGCATCCAGGACCTCATCTACGTGAAAGTCGCCACCGGCATCGGCGCGGGCGTGCTGCTCGGCGGGCGCCTGCACCGCGGCACGCGCGGCGGGGCCGGCGAGATCGGGCACATCAGCATCAACGAGCAGGGCCCGGTGGGCCGCAGCGGGAACCCCGGCAGTCTGGAAAGCTACGCCGCCGCGCAGGTCATCGAGAACCACGCCCGCAGCCTGCGCCTCCAGGGCCACCCCTCGGACCTGCCCGACCCCATCACCATCGAGGACCTGCTCACGCACGCCGCGCACGACCCCCTGGCCCGCGCCGTGTGGGAGGAAGCCGGGCACCATCTGGGCGTGGCGATCAGCACCACCCTGAACCTCTTCAACCCGGCCGCCGTGATCATCGGCGGGCGGCTGGCGCAGGCGGGGGACGTGCTGCTGCGCGCCATCCGCGTCAGCGCGCAGAGCCGCACCATGCGCATCAACGCCGACCGCACCCGCATCGACCTGGGCACCCTGGGTCAGGACGCCGGCGTGATGGGCGCCGGAGCCATGATGCTCGATTCGCTGTTCACCCCACGGGGCCTGCCGCACCTGTACGGCATCGCCCGCATGAACCAGAACGCCCGTGACCTCGCGGGCAGCCGCGCCCCACCCCCGGCCCCCCGGCCGACCCCCACCCTGAACGCACCCGTTTCTCACGGAGGAACACCATGAAAAAAGCACTGCTGCTCGCCGCCGCCCTCGCCGTCACCACCAGCGCCTCTGCCGCTGGCAAACTGGAGATCTTCTCCTGGTGGTCCGGTGACGAGGGTCCCGCCCTGGAAGCCCTGATCAAGCTGTACAAGCAGAAGTACCCTGCCGTGACCGTGGACAACGCCACCGTCTCCGGCGGCGCCGGCACGAACGCCAAGGCTGTCCTGAAGACCCGCATGCTGGGCGGCACGCCCCCCGACTCCTTCCAGGCGCACGCCGGTCAGGAACTCATCGGCACCTGGGTCGTCGCCGGGCGCATGGAGGACCTCAGCAGCCTCTTCAAGAGCGAGGGCTGGGACAAGGTCTTCCCCAAGGACCTCGTCAAGCTGATCAGCACGAACGGCAAGCCCTGGAGCGTGCCCGTGAACGTGCACCGCAGCAACGTCATGTGGTACAACCCCGCCAAACTCAAGGCCTGGGGCGTCACCGCGCCCAAGACCTGGCCCGAGTTCCTCAAGACCTGCTCCACCCTGAAAGCCAAGGGCGTCGCCGCGCCGCTGGTCGTCGGTGAGAACTGGACCCAGCAGCACCTCTGGGAGAGCGTCATGATCGGCACCCTGGGCGCTGCCAACTGGGAGAACCTGTGGGCCGGGAAACTGAAGTTCACGGACCCCAAGGTCGTCGCGGGCTTCACCACCTTCGGCAAGGTCATGGACTGCGCCAACAAGGACGCCAGCGGCCTCAGCTGGCAGCAGGCCAGCGACCGCATCATCGACGGGACCAGCGCGTTCAACGTCATGGGTGACTGGGCCGCCGGGTACTTCACCACCACCAAGAAACTCGCCCCGAACACCGGCTTCGGCTGGGCGCCCGCCCCCGGCACCACCAAGACCTTCGTGATGCTCGCCGACTCCTTCGGTCTGCCCAAGGGCGCCAAGGACCGCACCGAGGCCCTGAACTGGCTGAAAGTCCTGGGCAGCAAGGCCGGTCAGGACGCCTTCAACCCCCTCAAGGGCTCCATCGCCGCGCGTACCGACAGCGACCTGAGCAAGTACAACACCTACAGCAGGAGTGCCGCCGCCGACTGGAAGAGCAACAAGATCGTCGGCAGCCTCGTGCACGGCGCCGTCGCCCCCGAAAGCTTCATGAGCGCCTTCGGCGCAATCATCGACCAGTACGTCGCCAGCCGCAACAGCGCCGGGGCCGCCGCCGCCGCGCAGCAGCTGGCCGTGCGCGCCGGCATCAGCAAGTAAAGCACCAGCCAGCGGTGCGCGGAATACGGATGCGTGGTGACCCGCGCGCCGCTTCCCGCGCACCGCACCCTGTGAAAGGAGGCCCGCATGAAAGGCCTGAGTAAAGACCGCCTGTGGTCCATCGCCGTTCTGACGCCCAGCATCATCCTGATCGCGGTGTTCGTGTACGGTTTCATCGCGCGCAGCGTGTACGTCAGCATGACCGACTGGGGCAACGACCCCGCCCAGGCCCTGGCGCTTGACCCCATCATCCGCTGGGTGGGTCTGGCCAACTACCAGGAACTGTTCACCGGCTTCCTCCAGGGACGCTTCCGGCAGGAACTCGTCAGTACCATCTTCTTCACGCTGTTCTTCATCCTGGGCTGCCTGGGCTTGGGCCTGGGGCTCGCGCTGATCCTGGACCGTAACCCGAAAGGGGAGGGGCTGTGGCGCACCATCTTCCTGTTCCCCATGAGCCTGTCGTTCATCGTGACCGGCACCATCTGGCGCTGGATGCTGCAACCCGGCGGCGGCGTCAACCAGGCCCCGACCCTGCTGGGCGGGCAACCCAGCACCTTCGGCTGGCTGAGCAGCACCGACGCCCTGTGGAAGTTCGACTGGAACAAACTCCCGCTGCTGACCGCCAGCGTCGTGGGCCTCGTGCTGGTCATCATGGCCGTGCGCGCCGCGCGGAGCGGGGACCGCACCCGCACCCTGGTCGCCGCCGCGTGCGCCGCGCTGCTGTTCCTGTGGGCGCTGTTCATCGGGCCGAACATCAAGATGCTGCCCGCCCCTGAACTGCACGGCTTCAACCTCGCCCTCATCGGCATCATCATCGCCGCCGTGTGGCAGATGAGCGGCTACACCATGGCCCTGTACCTCGCCGGTCTGCGCGGCATTCCCGAGGAGCTGCGCGAGGCGGCCCGCGTGGACGGCGCGAACGACATCGGCATGTACCA from Deinococcus soli (ex Cha et al. 2016) encodes the following:
- a CDS encoding GreA/GreB family elongation factor is translated as MAQATRQVKLTRDGFERLQKTLDQEMNRLAEATRILQEQMETNSDTEDTGLEDAKREKMNIEARIEELEDTLARATVIEDHENEGRVELGAIVVLANETTKKDMKVQVVSAAEATVTGGSLPRVSEDSPVGKELMGRKKGETFVVNLDNGKQMKYKVKSIEY
- a CDS encoding MFS transporter, translating into MTTARPAAPPPLSWTLLAVGVAAFFTLGLIQAMYGPAFGLFQARFGVSTASVGVIASAHFLGSAVAPPLMGLLLRRVSVRAGVSWSLLLLALGVTGVVFAPAWPLAVASAFLGGFGLGGVSACLNAAYASVGARAVNLVNAVFGVGSMLAPLLVVGLGRADGTPGGLAGPFLTVAALCAVTFAVGRVWGVPGIHAPARAADAPAPARPVVQAALFAALIVCYVGLEAGYGAWASRYLTELGLPGAALTLSAFWAALTVGRVLTGVFAGRVGAPRVVLSCGAALVALALAMRVPALAPLAVILSGLALAPVFGTTLAWLSQVLSARLVPLLLVAGSLGGVLSPWLLGQAFARFGAGAVPVTLAVLAALMLLFTALARRGARAAA
- a CDS encoding ROK family protein, with amino-acid sequence MLHADTHSPDTLDLAAIRARHTLLLLGLLWDRDLARVDIARELGLSRSAISSIVTELISVGLVQEVGTRGTGGVGRRATMLNLNTRAAALLAIDLGASHARVDALDLQCRPLASRTVPHDISRGPQPTYALLKDLTRQVLADAQLNAAQVALVGVGVPGPVDHDTGRVVQPPNMPGWDGENVRAALQDALNLEVLVDNDANLGALAEARFGAHRGIQDLIYVKVATGIGAGVLLGGRLHRGTRGGAGEIGHISINEQGPVGRSGNPGSLESYAAAQVIENHARSLRLQGHPSDLPDPITIEDLLTHAAHDPLARAVWEEAGHHLGVAISTTLNLFNPAAVIIGGRLAQAGDVLLRAIRVSAQSRTMRINADRTRIDLGTLGQDAGVMGAGAMMLDSLFTPRGLPHLYGIARMNQNARDLAGSRAPPPAPRPTPTLNAPVSHGGTP
- a CDS encoding ABC transporter substrate-binding protein — protein: MKKALLLAAALAVTTSASAAGKLEIFSWWSGDEGPALEALIKLYKQKYPAVTVDNATVSGGAGTNAKAVLKTRMLGGTPPDSFQAHAGQELIGTWVVAGRMEDLSSLFKSEGWDKVFPKDLVKLISTNGKPWSVPVNVHRSNVMWYNPAKLKAWGVTAPKTWPEFLKTCSTLKAKGVAAPLVVGENWTQQHLWESVMIGTLGAANWENLWAGKLKFTDPKVVAGFTTFGKVMDCANKDASGLSWQQASDRIIDGTSAFNVMGDWAAGYFTTTKKLAPNTGFGWAPAPGTTKTFVMLADSFGLPKGAKDRTEALNWLKVLGSKAGQDAFNPLKGSIAARTDSDLSKYNTYSRSAAADWKSNKIVGSLVHGAVAPESFMSAFGAIIDQYVASRNSAGAAAAAQQLAVRAGISK
- a CDS encoding endonuclease MutS2 is translated as MSFDARALSALDFPRVLSALAERSATTLGAERARALRPSDDARRIARELDEVEDALFGVSLSLGGIQDIRDLHARAGEGRVLAGQELLNAAYSLDGAMTVKRAINANSRGPLRELAVDLGDHSELVRRVLSALDRDGGVRDDASPRLRDLRKRIEPLRGRIRERLAATLDKWADVLQEHIVTIRRDRYVLPVQASRVGQVQGIIVDASATGQTYFVEPAAVTQLNNELTRLILDEEAEVRRILTELSGLLASDAAVPMTLAVIGELDLIAAKARLARDWRLNRPEQVEGGSYDLREVRHPLIENPVANDLALGETKLLLITGPNMGGKTATIKTLGLAVLMHQCGMYVAAASARLPVVRDVLVDIGDEQSIEASLSTFASHLKHLRYVLRHAAPDTLVLVDELGSGTDPNEGAALAQALIECLLTQDARGVITSHLSPLKLFALETPGLKNASMGFDVDTLAPTYALQVGQPGRSFALAIAQRMGLPADVLGRAEDLLGPDAGLMERMLEGLERERADLRAQLDATAAARRDAEAELGRVRAERETLEARRNEMLAEASQKAESLYADAVERVRTLRARAQEDSARPRVMQELRELRVAAQKTRPAPAPREDRGDPIRVGSSVDVPAYNASGQVLELRGDDLVVQLGVMKVGVKRRDVRLKQEPKPQAPKTRGPRFTGTAPTASLKELQLRGMGVEEAVEELRTAILEAHALKETPLRVVHGKGQGVLRRLLREYLKNDKKVESFHDAEPNQGGHGVTIVNIRR
- the lysS gene encoding lysine--tRNA ligase, translated to MSDGSPNRREGLHEQTVSRLNNLDAQVAAGFEAHPYTYPRTHHARDVLAAYPAGAVGEDGVPKWEAGQEWPEASFALAGRVTLMRHMGKAAFADLSDEHGKIQLHFSKQDTEHFDPTKKIDLGDIIGVRGFPFVTKTGQLTLRVTSWQPLVKSLHPLPSKFHGLQDEELRARRRYVDLMINPESREVYRTRSRMLRFIRNFLDSRDFMEVEGPTLQVVPGGTEAKPFKTFHNALGHEFSMRISLELYLKRLLVGGFERVYEIGRNYRNEGIDRTHNPEFTMLEAYFAYGDYNDMMVLVETLLHDLVVELKGEPKLTYQGRELDFSLPFRRLDFVTALKEQAGLDFDPLDLVKLREWSDVHHPEHRKTPDYKLLDKLGGEYVEPLLQNPTFLTDMPLAISPLVKVHRDREGLAERADLYVAGFELAPIYSELNDALDQRERFEAQTARRDAGDDEAHEQDEDFLLALEYGMPPTAGMGMGMDRLAMLMTDRDSIRDVLLFPLLRPEGAGAGAEDAVEATAG
- a CDS encoding DIP1984 family protein — translated: MKLAEALITRADLQKRAAQLEERLVKNLLVQEGEAPAEDPQALLREFMEVTAQLEALLPRIHRANLGATLPGGETITDALTRRDLLDLRLKVLRRAAATASERPTRYSNSEVRILSALPARDLQAQVDTLAKARRELDTQLQQANWLTDLPG